The following proteins come from a genomic window of Mycolicibacterium rufum:
- the efeU gene encoding iron uptake transporter permease EfeU translates to MSMSTDLAVSMSSTTLAASPNITSQLFGSGLIGLREGLEAAIVVSILVAFLVKSERRDALKWVWLGVGAAIALTLTVFLVIQFGENTITGLAAEAIAGVASLIAVVIVTTMVLWMRRAAAGMSGGLRSDMAEALETGPLAVALLAFFAVGREGVETALFMVGYAEASTNWPLVGLVIGVLIAGVIAYGMYRGALSINLAKFFTYTGVFLIVVAAGILAYGIGALQTVGWLPGLATKAFDITAWFNWSSWYGEVIQGVFNVTPTPTVLQLVGWLAYLAVILTLFLRPTPAPARPAPAPQPDPERSTT, encoded by the coding sequence ATGAGCATGAGTACCGACCTGGCGGTCAGCATGTCCTCGACCACCTTGGCGGCATCGCCCAACATCACGTCCCAGCTGTTCGGGAGCGGCCTGATCGGGCTGCGTGAAGGGCTCGAAGCGGCGATCGTGGTGTCGATCCTGGTCGCGTTCCTGGTCAAATCGGAGCGCCGCGACGCGCTGAAGTGGGTGTGGCTGGGCGTGGGCGCCGCGATCGCGCTGACGCTGACGGTGTTCCTGGTCATCCAGTTCGGCGAGAACACCATCACCGGCCTGGCCGCCGAGGCCATCGCCGGGGTGGCCTCCCTGATCGCCGTCGTCATCGTCACCACCATGGTGCTGTGGATGCGCCGGGCCGCCGCCGGCATGTCGGGCGGACTGCGCAGCGACATGGCCGAGGCCCTGGAGACCGGCCCGCTCGCCGTCGCGCTGCTGGCGTTCTTCGCGGTGGGTCGCGAGGGCGTCGAGACCGCGCTGTTCATGGTCGGCTACGCCGAGGCGAGCACGAACTGGCCGCTGGTCGGTCTCGTGATCGGCGTGCTGATCGCCGGGGTCATCGCCTACGGCATGTACCGCGGCGCGCTGAGCATCAACCTCGCCAAGTTCTTCACCTACACCGGCGTCTTCCTGATCGTCGTCGCCGCCGGCATCCTCGCCTACGGCATCGGCGCCCTGCAGACCGTCGGCTGGCTGCCGGGGCTGGCCACCAAGGCCTTCGACATCACCGCCTGGTTCAACTGGTCCTCCTGGTACGGGGAGGTCATCCAGGGCGTGTTCAACGTCACCCCCACCCCGACCGTGCTGCAACTGGTCGGCTGGCTGGCCTACCTCGCCGTCATCCTCACCCTGTTCCTGCGTCCCACCCCCGCGCCGGCCCGCCCGGCGCCCGCTCCCCAACCCGATCCCGAAAGGTCCACCACGTGA
- the mfd gene encoding transcription-repair coupling factor produces the protein MTASGTLHVHTPIAGLVELALRDPSLQEVVRRAADRPADLDLVGPASARLFVAAALAQAGPLLAVTATGREADDLTAELKGVFGDAVAMFPSWETLPHERLSPGVDTVGARMMLLRRLAHPDDDRLGPPLRIVVTTARSLLQPMAPDLADIDPVTLTVGADADFDATVARLVDLAYTRVDMVGKRGEFAVRGGILDVFPPTAEHPVRVEFWGDEVSEMRMFSVADQRSIPEIDVATVIAVPCRELLLTADVRGRAQSLAAEHPVRENSVPGSVPDMLAKLSEGIPVDGMEALLPLLRPADLVTLPSHLPAGTPLLICDPEKVRSRAADLIKTGREFLEASWSTAAVGGDAPIDLEALGASGFVGFDDGRDAARAGGHPWWTLSQLTAEAGLTLDIRPAPSARGQQHNLDEIFAMLRAHVATGGYGVVVTPGTGTCMRVVEQLGDADTPATVLEAGAVPREGVVGVVKGPLHDGVVIPGANLVVITETDLTGNRAAATEGKRLAAKRRNVVDPLALTAGDLVVHDQHGIGRFVEMTERVVGGARREYLVLEYASAKRGGGTDKLYVPMDSLDQLSRYVGGEAPTLSRLGGSDWANTKTKARRAVREIAAELVTLYAKRQASPGHAFAPDTPWQTEMEDAFGFTETVDQLTAITEVKSDMEKPVPMDRVICGDVGYGKTEIAVRAAFKAVQDGKQVAVLVPTTLLADQHLQTFSARMAGFPVTVKGLSRFTSPAESRGVLEGMKDGSVDIVIGTHRLLQTGVTWKDLGLVIVDEEQRFGVEHKEHIKSMRTHVDVLTMSATPIPRTLEMSLAGIREMSTILTPPEERYPVLTYVGPHDDKQVAAALRREMLRDGQAFYIHNRVRSIDQAAARVRQMVPEARVVVAHGQMPEEQLEKTVEGFWNREFDILVCTTIVETGLDISNANTLIVERADTFGLSQLHQLRGRVGRSRERGYAYFLYPPEVPLTETAYDRLATIAQNNELGAGMAVAMKDLEIRGAGNVLGAEQSGHVAGVGFDLYVRLVGEAVEAYRAAADGKTVATPEEPKDVRIDLPVDAHLPPDYIGSDRLRLEAYRRLAAAQDDAAVDAVIEELVDRYGPLPEPAERLVAVARLRLLARAHGVTEVGAPSASTVRVSPLTLPDSAQLRLKRLYAGATYRATTSTVQVPIPRAGSGVGAPRIRDLELVAFVAGLLVAIVGNPDAQVDITKFGGGS, from the coding sequence ATGACCGCATCGGGGACCCTTCATGTCCACACCCCGATCGCGGGCCTCGTCGAACTGGCGCTGCGCGACCCCTCCCTGCAGGAGGTCGTTCGCCGTGCCGCCGACCGGCCCGCCGATCTCGATCTCGTCGGCCCGGCCAGCGCCCGGCTCTTCGTCGCCGCCGCGCTCGCCCAGGCCGGCCCGCTGCTCGCAGTCACCGCGACCGGGCGCGAAGCCGACGATCTGACCGCCGAGCTGAAGGGCGTGTTCGGCGACGCGGTCGCGATGTTCCCGTCGTGGGAGACGCTGCCGCACGAGCGGTTGTCTCCAGGTGTCGACACCGTCGGCGCCCGCATGATGCTGCTGCGCCGTCTCGCCCACCCCGACGACGACCGGCTGGGCCCGCCGTTGCGGATCGTGGTGACCACCGCGCGGTCGCTGCTGCAGCCGATGGCGCCGGATCTCGCTGACATCGACCCCGTCACCCTCACCGTCGGCGCCGACGCCGACTTCGACGCCACGGTCGCGCGCCTGGTCGACCTCGCCTACACCCGCGTCGACATGGTCGGCAAACGCGGCGAGTTCGCCGTGCGCGGCGGCATCCTCGATGTGTTCCCGCCCACCGCCGAGCACCCGGTGCGCGTCGAGTTCTGGGGCGACGAGGTGTCCGAGATGCGGATGTTCTCGGTCGCCGACCAGCGGTCCATTCCCGAGATCGACGTCGCCACCGTGATCGCCGTGCCCTGCCGGGAGCTGCTGCTCACCGCCGACGTGCGTGGCCGCGCGCAATCGCTGGCCGCCGAACACCCCGTGCGGGAGAACAGCGTGCCGGGCAGCGTGCCCGACATGCTGGCCAAGCTCAGCGAAGGCATCCCGGTCGACGGCATGGAGGCGTTGCTGCCGCTCCTGCGTCCCGCCGACCTGGTGACCCTGCCGTCGCACCTGCCCGCAGGCACGCCGCTGCTGATTTGCGATCCGGAGAAGGTCCGAAGCCGGGCCGCCGATCTGATCAAGACGGGTCGCGAGTTCCTGGAGGCATCGTGGTCGACGGCCGCGGTGGGCGGTGACGCGCCCATCGACCTGGAGGCGCTCGGGGCATCCGGCTTCGTCGGCTTCGACGACGGCCGCGACGCCGCCCGCGCCGGTGGCCACCCGTGGTGGACGCTGAGCCAGCTCACCGCCGAAGCCGGCCTGACCCTCGATATCCGGCCGGCGCCGTCGGCGCGGGGTCAGCAGCACAATCTCGACGAGATCTTCGCGATGCTGCGCGCCCACGTCGCCACCGGCGGCTACGGCGTCGTCGTCACCCCTGGCACCGGCACCTGCATGCGCGTGGTCGAGCAGCTCGGCGACGCCGACACGCCCGCAACGGTTCTCGAGGCCGGCGCGGTGCCTCGCGAAGGCGTTGTCGGGGTGGTGAAGGGGCCGCTGCACGACGGCGTGGTGATTCCCGGCGCGAACCTCGTGGTGATCACCGAGACCGACCTGACCGGCAACCGTGCCGCCGCGACCGAGGGCAAGAGGCTCGCGGCCAAGCGGCGCAACGTCGTCGACCCGCTCGCGCTGACCGCCGGTGATCTGGTCGTGCACGACCAGCACGGCATCGGCCGCTTCGTCGAGATGACCGAACGCGTGGTGGGCGGCGCCCGCCGCGAGTACCTGGTGCTGGAGTACGCCTCGGCCAAGCGGGGTGGCGGCACCGACAAGCTCTACGTACCGATGGATTCGCTGGACCAGCTGTCGCGCTACGTCGGCGGGGAGGCGCCGACGTTGAGCCGGCTCGGCGGCAGCGACTGGGCGAACACGAAAACCAAAGCGCGCCGGGCGGTTCGGGAGATCGCGGCGGAACTGGTCACGCTGTATGCGAAGCGGCAGGCCTCGCCCGGGCACGCCTTCGCCCCGGACACCCCGTGGCAGACCGAGATGGAGGACGCGTTCGGGTTCACCGAGACCGTCGATCAGCTGACCGCCATCACCGAGGTCAAGTCCGACATGGAGAAGCCGGTTCCGATGGACCGGGTGATCTGCGGGGACGTCGGCTACGGCAAGACCGAGATCGCGGTGCGCGCGGCGTTCAAGGCCGTGCAGGACGGCAAGCAGGTCGCGGTGCTGGTGCCGACGACGCTGCTCGCCGATCAGCATCTGCAGACCTTCAGCGCGCGGATGGCCGGTTTCCCCGTCACGGTGAAAGGCTTGTCCCGCTTCACCTCTCCGGCCGAGTCCCGGGGCGTGCTGGAGGGAATGAAGGACGGCTCGGTCGACATCGTGATCGGCACCCACCGGTTGCTGCAGACCGGGGTGACGTGGAAGGACCTGGGGCTGGTCATCGTCGACGAGGAGCAGCGCTTCGGCGTCGAGCACAAGGAGCACATCAAGTCGATGCGCACCCACGTCGACGTGCTGACGATGAGTGCCACGCCGATCCCGCGCACGCTGGAGATGAGCCTGGCCGGGATCCGCGAGATGTCGACGATCCTGACGCCGCCCGAGGAGCGGTACCCGGTGCTGACCTACGTCGGCCCGCACGACGACAAGCAGGTCGCCGCCGCGCTGCGCCGCGAGATGCTGCGCGACGGGCAGGCGTTCTACATCCACAACCGGGTCCGCTCCATCGATCAGGCCGCCGCGCGGGTGCGGCAGATGGTGCCGGAGGCGCGGGTCGTGGTCGCCCACGGGCAGATGCCCGAGGAGCAGCTGGAGAAGACCGTCGAGGGCTTCTGGAACCGGGAGTTCGACATCCTGGTGTGCACCACGATCGTCGAGACGGGGCTGGACATCTCGAACGCGAACACGTTGATCGTGGAGCGCGCCGACACGTTCGGGCTGTCGCAGCTGCACCAGCTGCGCGGCCGGGTGGGTCGGTCCCGCGAGCGCGGGTACGCGTATTTCCTGTACCCGCCCGAGGTTCCGCTGACCGAGACGGCCTACGACCGGCTCGCGACGATCGCGCAGAACAACGAGCTGGGTGCGGGTATGGCGGTCGCGATGAAGGACCTCGAGATCCGCGGCGCGGGCAACGTGCTCGGCGCCGAGCAGTCCGGCCACGTCGCGGGGGTCGGTTTCGACCTGTACGTGCGGCTGGTGGGGGAGGCGGTCGAGGCCTACCGTGCGGCCGCCGACGGGAAAACCGTTGCGACACCGGAGGAACCGAAGGATGTGCGCATCGACCTGCCGGTCGACGCGCACCTGCCGCCCGACTACATCGGCAGCGACCGGCTGCGCCTGGAGGCCTACCGCCGGCTGGCCGCGGCGCAGGACGACGCGGCGGTCGATGCGGTGATCGAGGAGCTCGTCGACCGGTACGGCCCGCTGCCCGAGCCGGCCGAGCGCCTCGTCGCGGTCGCGCGTCTGCGGCTGCTCGCCCGCGCGCACGGGGTCACCGAGGTCGGTGCGCCGTCGGCGTCGACGGTGCGGGTCTCGCCCCTGACGCTGCCCGATTCGGCGCAGCTGCGCCTCAAGCGGCTCTACGCCGGGGCGACGTACCGCGCCACCACGTCGACGGTGCAGGTGCCGATCCCGCGTGCGGGCAGCGGCGTCGGGGCGCCGCGCATCCGCGACCTCGAGCTCGTCGCGTTCGTCGCGGGGTTGCTGGTGGCCATCGTGGGGAATCCGGACGCGCAAGTTGATATAACCAAGTTCGGAGGTGGCTCATGA
- the efeO gene encoding iron uptake system protein EfeO, whose product MKVHPVVLTAALAALALSGCQAKEESAGAAEGSEAPAQITVDASDTSCQLSGNAGTTGTNTFVITNNGNKVTEFYVYGEGERVMGEVENISPGLQRKLVVQLSQPGTYQTACKPGMIGDGIRGDFTVTGDAVEIDTEGKFKEAADSYKRYVNSQSDALIPAVESFVAAIKAGDIEAAKAQYPTSRTYYERIEPVAESFPNDLDPRIDLREADLEPGQKWTGFHRLEKDLWVSGLQPDTNAIADQLVADVKELDAGVKAPDYTIDSTQIAGGAQGLLDEIATSKISGEEDIFSHTDLWDFNANLQGSQTAVASVRPILDERNADLGKRVDQRFAEAEQLLQKYRQGDGFVSYDAVTEPERQELSRAIDALSKEVSQVQGVIAPQ is encoded by the coding sequence GTGAAGGTTCACCCCGTCGTGCTCACCGCGGCCCTGGCCGCCCTGGCGTTGAGCGGTTGCCAGGCCAAAGAGGAGTCCGCAGGTGCCGCCGAGGGCTCCGAGGCGCCCGCCCAGATCACCGTCGACGCCTCCGACACGTCCTGCCAGCTGTCGGGCAACGCCGGCACCACCGGAACCAACACGTTCGTGATCACCAACAACGGCAACAAGGTGACCGAGTTCTACGTCTACGGCGAGGGCGAGCGCGTCATGGGCGAGGTCGAGAACATCTCCCCCGGCCTGCAGCGCAAACTGGTCGTCCAGCTCTCGCAGCCGGGGACCTACCAGACCGCCTGCAAGCCCGGCATGATCGGCGACGGCATCCGTGGGGACTTCACCGTCACCGGCGACGCCGTCGAGATCGACACCGAGGGCAAGTTCAAGGAAGCCGCCGACAGCTACAAGCGCTACGTCAACAGCCAGAGCGACGCGCTGATCCCCGCCGTCGAGTCGTTCGTCGCCGCGATCAAGGCCGGCGACATCGAGGCCGCCAAGGCGCAGTACCCGACCTCTCGGACCTACTACGAACGCATCGAGCCCGTCGCCGAGTCGTTCCCCAACGACCTCGACCCGCGCATCGACCTGCGCGAGGCCGACCTCGAGCCGGGCCAGAAGTGGACCGGATTCCACCGCCTCGAGAAGGACCTGTGGGTCAGCGGCCTGCAGCCCGACACCAACGCGATCGCCGACCAGTTGGTCGCCGACGTCAAGGAACTCGACGCCGGGGTGAAGGCGCCCGACTACACCATCGACTCCACCCAGATCGCCGGTGGCGCACAGGGTCTGCTCGACGAGATCGCCACCAGCAAGATCAGCGGCGAAGAGGACATCTTCAGCCACACCGACCTGTGGGACTTCAACGCCAACCTGCAGGGTTCGCAGACGGCGGTGGCGTCGGTGCGGCCGATCCTCGACGAGCGCAACGCGGACCTGGGCAAGCGCGTCGACCAGCGGTTCGCCGAGGCCGAGCAGCTGCTCCAGAAGTACCGGCAGGGCGACGGATTCGTCAGCTACGACGCCGTCACCGAGCCCGAACGCCAGGAGCTCTCGCGGGCGATCGACGCGCTGAGCAAAGAGGTGAGCCAGGTGCAGGGTGTCATCGCACCCCAATGA
- a CDS encoding TetR/AcrR family transcriptional regulator, with the protein MTGSERRQQLIEIAKSLFAERGFDGTSIEEIALRANVSKPVVYEHFGGKEGLYAVVVDREMSALLDGITASLTNNRSRVRVERVALALLTYVEEHTDGFRILIRDSPASITSGTYSTLLNDAVSQVSSILAGDFSRRGLDPDLAPLYAQALVGSVSMSAQWWLDTREPKKEVVAAHLVNLMWNGLTHLEADPHLQDE; encoded by the coding sequence ATGACCGGCAGCGAGCGCCGACAGCAGCTGATCGAGATCGCCAAGTCGCTGTTCGCCGAGCGCGGGTTCGACGGCACCTCGATCGAGGAGATCGCGCTGCGGGCCAACGTCTCCAAGCCGGTGGTCTACGAACACTTCGGCGGCAAGGAGGGGCTCTACGCCGTCGTCGTCGACCGCGAGATGTCCGCGCTGCTCGACGGCATCACCGCGTCGCTGACCAACAACCGGTCCCGGGTGCGGGTCGAGCGGGTGGCGCTGGCCCTGCTGACCTACGTCGAGGAACACACCGACGGCTTCCGCATCCTGATCCGCGACTCGCCCGCCAGCATCACCTCGGGCACCTACTCGACCTTGCTCAACGACGCCGTCAGCCAGGTGTCCTCGATCCTGGCCGGGGATTTCTCCCGTCGCGGCCTGGACCCGGACCTCGCGCCGCTCTACGCCCAGGCGCTCGTCGGCTCGGTGTCGATGTCGGCGCAGTGGTGGCTCGACACCCGCGAGCCGAAGAAGGAAGTGGTGGCCGCGCATCTGGTGAACCTGATGTGGAACGGCCTGACCCACCTCGAGGCCGACCCCCACCTGCAGGACGAGTAG
- a CDS encoding lytic transglycosylase domain-containing protein produces the protein MARNQSGLRSPVTRVRWLQAVAVIGATALLLAASCSWQLGSPIPDGVPPPAGDPVPQIDTYARGRPADALHEWAAARAPALGIPVTALEAYAYAARVAEVENPDCHLKWTTLAGIGQVESHHGTYRGAKIAPNGDVTPPIRGVLLDGTAGNLEILDNDSVSHDPAVENKGDEPFARAMGPMQFIPETWRLYGVDANNDGQISADNIDDAALSAAGYLCWSGKDLATPRGWMGALRAYNHSDQYARTVRDWATAYAGGHPL, from the coding sequence ATGGCTAGGAACCAGAGTGGGTTGAGGAGTCCGGTGACACGGGTGCGTTGGCTGCAGGCGGTGGCCGTGATCGGTGCGACAGCGCTGCTCCTGGCCGCGAGCTGCTCGTGGCAGCTCGGCAGCCCGATCCCCGACGGGGTGCCGCCGCCGGCCGGTGACCCGGTGCCGCAGATCGACACCTATGCGCGCGGCCGTCCCGCCGACGCGCTGCACGAATGGGCCGCTGCGCGGGCTCCGGCGCTCGGCATTCCGGTGACCGCGCTGGAGGCCTACGCCTACGCGGCGCGCGTCGCGGAGGTGGAGAACCCCGACTGCCACCTGAAGTGGACGACCCTGGCCGGCATCGGCCAGGTCGAGAGCCATCACGGCACCTACCGGGGCGCGAAGATCGCGCCGAACGGGGACGTGACACCGCCGATCCGCGGGGTGCTGCTCGACGGCACGGCCGGCAACCTGGAGATCCTGGACAACGATTCGGTCAGCCACGACCCCGCGGTGGAGAACAAGGGGGACGAACCGTTCGCCCGAGCCATGGGGCCGATGCAGTTCATCCCCGAGACATGGCGGCTCTACGGCGTCGACGCCAACAACGACGGCCAGATCAGCGCCGACAACATCGACGACGCGGCGCTGTCGGCCGCCGGCTACCTGTGCTGGAGCGGGAAGGACCTGGCGACGCCGCGCGGCTGGATGGGCGCGCTGCGCGCCTACAACCACTCCGACCAGTACGCCCGCACGGTCCGGGACTGGGCCACCGCCTATGCGGGCGGACACCCGCTGTAG
- the eno gene encoding phosphopyruvate hydratase yields the protein MPIIEQVGAREILDSRGNPTVEVEVGLLDGTVARAAVPSGASTGEHEAVELRDGGSRYLGKGVEKAVEAVLDEIAPAVIGLGADEQRLVDQALVDLDGTPDKSRLGANAILGVSLAVAKAAAQSAELPLFRYVGGPNAHILPVPMMNIINGGAHADTGVDVQEFMIAPIGAPSFKEALRWGAEVYHALKSVLKKQGLATGLGDEGGFAPDLPGTKAALDLIGTAIEAAGLTIGSDVALALDVAATEFYTDGTGYAFEKETRSAEQMAAFYEQLIGAYPLVSIEDPLSEDDWDGWVALTTAIGDRVQLVGDDLFVTNPERLEDGIERGAANALLVKVNQIGTLTETLDAVSLAHNAGYKTMMSHRSGETEDTTIADLAVAVGSGQIKTGAPARSERVAKYNQLLRIEEELGDAARYAGDLAFPRFEGGAK from the coding sequence GTGCCCATCATCGAGCAGGTCGGAGCCCGCGAGATTCTCGACTCCCGGGGCAACCCCACGGTGGAGGTCGAGGTGGGTCTGCTGGACGGCACCGTCGCCCGCGCCGCCGTCCCGTCGGGCGCGTCCACCGGCGAGCACGAGGCCGTCGAGCTGCGCGACGGCGGGTCGCGCTACCTGGGCAAAGGCGTCGAGAAGGCCGTGGAGGCGGTGCTCGATGAGATCGCTCCGGCGGTGATCGGGCTGGGCGCCGACGAGCAGCGCCTCGTCGACCAGGCGCTGGTCGACCTCGACGGCACCCCCGACAAGTCGCGGCTGGGCGCCAACGCGATCCTCGGCGTCTCCCTGGCGGTGGCCAAGGCGGCCGCGCAGTCGGCCGAGCTGCCGCTGTTCCGCTACGTGGGCGGGCCGAACGCGCACATCCTGCCGGTGCCGATGATGAACATCATCAACGGCGGGGCGCACGCCGACACCGGCGTCGACGTCCAGGAGTTCATGATCGCTCCGATCGGCGCACCGAGCTTCAAGGAGGCACTGCGCTGGGGCGCGGAGGTCTACCACGCGCTCAAGTCGGTGCTCAAGAAGCAGGGTCTGGCCACCGGGCTGGGTGACGAGGGCGGGTTCGCCCCGGACCTGCCCGGCACCAAGGCCGCGCTGGATCTGATCGGCACCGCCATCGAGGCCGCCGGCCTCACGATCGGCAGCGACGTGGCGCTGGCGCTCGACGTCGCGGCCACCGAGTTCTACACCGACGGCACCGGCTATGCCTTCGAGAAGGAGACCCGTTCCGCCGAGCAGATGGCGGCCTTCTACGAGCAGCTGATCGGGGCGTACCCGCTGGTGTCGATCGAGGACCCGCTGTCCGAGGACGACTGGGACGGCTGGGTGGCGCTGACCACCGCGATCGGCGACCGCGTGCAGCTCGTCGGCGACGACCTGTTCGTCACCAATCCCGAGCGGCTCGAGGACGGCATCGAACGCGGCGCGGCGAACGCGTTGCTGGTCAAGGTGAATCAGATCGGCACGCTGACCGAGACGCTGGACGCGGTGTCGCTGGCCCACAACGCCGGCTACAAGACGATGATGAGCCACCGCAGCGGCGAGACCGAGGACACCACGATCGCCGATCTCGCGGTGGCGGTCGGCAGCGGTCAGATCAAGACCGGAGCCCCGGCCCGCAGCGAGCGCGTCGCCAAGTACAACCAGCTGCTGCGCATCGAAGAAGAGCTCGGCGACGCCGCCCGTTACGCCGGCGACCTGGCGTTCCCGCGATTTGAAGGCGGAGCGAAATAG
- the efeB gene encoding iron uptake transporter deferrochelatase/peroxidase subunit, with translation MSSHPNDAELRANSTRQGLSRRKLFGAAGVGAAVVGAAGAGALAGRATAAQPVGHLDTAVPFRGEHQAGIVTEAQDRMHFATFDVTTNSRDDVIKMLADWTEMAERMTQGREAFPGGATGQNPYSPPTDTGEALGLPPSQLTLTIGFGPSFFVKDGVDRFRIADKKPAQLVDLPKFPNEKIDPARSGGDIVVQACANDPQVAVHAIRNLARIGFGTVAVRYSQLGFGRTSSTTREQSTPRNLFGFKDGTANLRSDETDKLNRFVWVGEGDGPAWLTGGSYLVARRIRMRIEQWDRTTLLEQERVIGRQKGTGAPMGQSDEFDELNFSLKDKKDKPLIDEVAHVRLASKENLGGIEILRRGYNFTDGSDGFGHLDAGLFFIAFVRDPVTQFIPMQNALSRKDALNEYITPTSSALFACPPGIREGDTSTFWGSTLFD, from the coding sequence GTGTCATCGCACCCCAATGATGCTGAGCTCCGCGCCAATTCGACGCGTCAGGGGCTGAGTAGGCGAAAGTTGTTCGGCGCGGCCGGGGTCGGCGCCGCGGTGGTCGGCGCCGCCGGCGCCGGCGCGCTGGCCGGCCGCGCGACCGCGGCCCAACCCGTCGGCCATCTGGACACCGCGGTGCCGTTCCGCGGTGAGCACCAGGCCGGCATCGTCACCGAGGCGCAGGACCGGATGCACTTCGCGACGTTCGACGTCACGACCAACAGCCGCGACGACGTCATCAAGATGCTGGCCGACTGGACCGAGATGGCCGAGCGGATGACGCAGGGCCGCGAGGCTTTTCCCGGCGGCGCCACCGGACAGAACCCGTACTCGCCGCCGACGGACACCGGCGAGGCGCTCGGACTGCCACCGTCGCAGCTGACGCTGACGATCGGATTCGGCCCGTCGTTCTTCGTCAAGGATGGCGTCGACCGGTTCCGCATCGCGGACAAGAAGCCGGCCCAGCTGGTCGACCTGCCGAAGTTCCCGAACGAGAAGATCGACCCCGCCCGCAGTGGCGGCGACATCGTCGTGCAGGCGTGCGCCAACGACCCGCAGGTGGCCGTCCACGCGATCCGCAATCTGGCGCGCATCGGTTTCGGCACCGTCGCCGTGCGCTACTCGCAGCTGGGATTCGGGCGGACGTCCTCGACCACCCGCGAGCAGAGCACCCCGCGAAACCTGTTCGGATTCAAGGACGGGACGGCGAACCTGCGATCCGACGAGACCGACAAGCTGAACCGCTTCGTGTGGGTCGGCGAGGGTGACGGCCCGGCCTGGCTGACCGGCGGCAGCTACCTGGTGGCGCGGCGGATCCGGATGCGGATCGAGCAGTGGGACCGCACCACGCTGCTCGAGCAGGAACGCGTGATCGGCCGGCAGAAGGGCACCGGGGCGCCCATGGGGCAGTCCGACGAGTTCGACGAGCTGAACTTCTCGCTGAAGGACAAGAAGGACAAACCGCTGATCGACGAGGTGGCACACGTGCGGCTGGCCTCGAAGGAGAACCTGGGCGGCATCGAGATCCTGCGCCGCGGCTACAACTTCACCGACGGGTCGGACGGCTTCGGCCACCTCGACGCCGGGCTGTTCTTCATCGCGTTCGTGCGCGACCCGGTCACCCAGTTCATTCCGATGCAGAATGCGTTGTCGCGCAAGGACGCATTGAACGAATACATCACGCCGACCAGTTCGGCGCTGTTCGCGTGCCCCCCGGGCATCCGCGAGGGTGACACCTCGACGTTCTGGGGTTCGACGCTGTTCGACTGA
- a CDS encoding nucleoside triphosphate pyrophosphohydrolase, whose protein sequence is MTVVLVDPRRPSLVPVEAIELLSGDVQYTEEMPIKVPWSLPSARPAYEGDPAPVLLSSDREHPSVAARLAAGERVIAAPDPQPGEHLVDAVVMMDKLRTAGPWESEQTHDSLRRYLLEETYELFDAVHGGDLTELRDELGDVLLQVLFHARIAEDAPENAFDIDDVADALVRKLGNRVPAVLAGESISLEDQLAQWEARKALEKSARQSIMDDIPTGQPALALAQKVLARAEGAGFPAELVPDALTWITVTADFDAENALRSAVLEFMDDVRAAERSAAAAQRGDDVAEELDDSPHAVISADAWRAHWPHEIVDEEAEAEEPEREAEDPEADDPEAQAERED, encoded by the coding sequence ATGACGGTTGTCCTGGTGGACCCGCGCCGCCCCTCGCTGGTGCCCGTCGAGGCGATCGAGCTGCTCTCCGGGGATGTGCAGTACACCGAGGAGATGCCGATCAAGGTGCCGTGGTCGCTGCCGTCGGCGCGGCCCGCGTACGAGGGCGACCCGGCTCCCGTGCTGCTGTCCTCCGACCGGGAGCACCCGTCGGTGGCCGCGCGGTTGGCCGCCGGCGAGCGGGTGATCGCGGCGCCGGATCCGCAGCCCGGTGAGCATCTGGTCGACGCCGTGGTGATGATGGACAAGCTGCGCACCGCGGGTCCATGGGAGAGCGAGCAGACGCACGACTCGCTGCGGCGGTATCTGCTCGAGGAGACCTACGAGCTGTTCGACGCGGTGCACGGCGGGGACCTGACGGAGCTGCGCGACGAGCTCGGCGACGTGCTGCTGCAGGTGCTGTTCCACGCCCGGATCGCCGAGGATGCGCCGGAGAACGCCTTCGACATCGACGACGTCGCCGACGCACTGGTGCGCAAGCTCGGCAACCGCGTGCCCGCGGTGCTCGCCGGTGAGTCCATCTCGCTGGAAGATCAACTGGCACAGTGGGAAGCGCGCAAGGCGCTGGAGAAGTCGGCACGCCAGTCGATCATGGACGACATCCCGACGGGGCAGCCCGCGCTCGCCTTGGCGCAGAAGGTGCTGGCGCGTGCCGAAGGTGCCGGCTTCCCGGCCGAGCTGGTGCCCGATGCACTCACCTGGATCACTGTGACCGCCGACTTCGACGCCGAGAACGCTTTGCGCTCTGCGGTGTTGGAGTTCATGGACGACGTGCGTGCCGCCGAGCGGTCCGCCGCCGCGGCGCAGCGCGGCGACGACGTCGCCGAGGAACTCGACGACAGCCCGCACGCGGTGATCTCCGCCGACGCGTGGCGCGCGCACTGGCCGCACGAGATCGTCGACGAGGAGGCGGAGGCTGAGGAGCCCGAGCGCGAGGCTGAGGACCCGGAGGCCGATGATCCTGAGGCGCAGGCCGAGCGCGAGGACTGA